From one Dysidea avara chromosome 9, odDysAvar1.4, whole genome shotgun sequence genomic stretch:
- the LOC136267714 gene encoding glycerophosphocholine phosphodiesterase GPCPD1-like, whose amino-acid sequence MLLLPQLWMLRVPDYECYSYEFEVCSDSNKEVVGRASVLPQQLRNLEGTLTLTLHDADLRPVGTISVDYIVVLPCDSLADWKINDQWRVSKLHQWVGHSMIIGHRGNGMTFCLNQPTDTIENTIASFEKATELGAIGVEFDVQLTKDLEPVIYHDLMISLNVAPDHYFDVLLKDLTYDQIKSFKLSSKDKSRSPLSSSGVELGGHSKNKVFPHLREVLKELPESVFFNVEVKYPLPKTDGEECDYFPYVNRNTIADVIISTLYQYGSKRNMVMSTFDPSLCTMLQLKQPQIPVFFLTESKSLKYPLAVDIRNHSACDAVAFSKSQNFAGISVCVDLVNNLSEVIDLIHNHGLFVMTWGENNSVEESESWQNSQKVTAIMCDRIPTQITK is encoded by the exons ATGTTACTATTACCACAACTATGGATGTTAAGGGTACCAGACTACGAGTGTTAT AGTTATGAGTTTGAAGTCTGTAGTGACTCCAACAAGGAAGTCGTGGGTAGAGCAAGTGTCCTACCTCAACAATTGAGGAATTTGGAGGGAACTCTTACACTAACTTTACATGATGCTGACCTACGTCCTGTTGGGACTATATCAG TGGATTACATCGTGGTGCTGCCCTGTGATTCATTGGCTGACTGGAAAATCAATGACCAATGGAGGGTGTCTAAACTACATCAGTGGGTGGGTCATTCTATGATTATAGGACATCGTGGTAATGGGATGACATTCTGTCttaatca GCCAACGGACACAATAGAGAACACGATAGCTTCTTTTGAGAAAGCCACTGAACTG GGAGCTATTGGTGTAGAGTTTGATGTTCAACTGACTAAGGACCTGGAACCAGTGATTTATCATGACTTAATGATCAGTCTAAATGTTGCTCCA GATCACTATTTTGATGTTCTGTTGAAAGATTTGACTTATGACCAGATTAAATCTTTTAAG CTTTCCAGCAAAGATAAATCTCGGAGCCCATTATCATCTTCAG GAGTTGAGCTGGGTGGACACAGCAAGAATAAAGTGTTTCCACATCTCAGAGAG GTACTGAAGGAACTTCCAGAGTCCGTTTTCTTCAACGTTGAAGTGAAATATCCCCTCCCTAAGACG GATGGTGAGGAGTGTGACTATTTCCCATACGTCAACCGTAACACAATTGCTGATGTAATCATCTCTACATTATACCAATATGGTTCAAAAAGGAATATGGTGATGTCAACATTTGATCCATCACTTTGTACAAT GTTACAATTGAAACAGCCGCAAATTCCAGTCTTCTTCTTAACAGAGAGCAAATCATTGAAGTATCCCTTAGCTGTTGACATAAGGAATCATTCTGCTTGTGATGCAGTTGCTTTTTCAAAGTCACAAAACTTTGCT GgtattagtgtgtgtgttgatCTGGTGAACAACCTGTCAGAAGTTATCGATTTAATACACAATCATGGACTGTTTGTAATGACATGGGGTGAAAATAACAGTGTGGAGGAATCTGAGTCATGGCAGAACAGCCAAAAAGTGACTGCCATAATGTGTGACAG GATTCCTACACAAATCACAAAATAG